TTCCGCCCGTAAAGCGTCGCAATATCGTCCAATATCCTGTCACCCTCGGGGCCTGCAGGAATCCCCTCCTGCATCTGCGACGAGGTGAGCCGATAGGCGTCGAAACCCGAACTGCGCGCGTATTCCAGCTGAGCCGTCGTGATCGGGTTCAGGCTTCCCGAAACCACCAGAAGTCCCTGCGCCTCAAGCGTCACCGGCGGAAGGGGACGACGCAGGCCAAGCAGCTGCGGCAGATGCCCCGCGAACCCGGCGCAGCCAGCCAAAACGGTGGTCTCCCTGATCTCTCCAAGCTGTTTTGCGATGGCCGCGCAGGCTTCGTCTGACGAAGCGTCGAAAACGAGAATCTCCCGACGTTCCGCCGTCACCGAAATCGGCGCTCCCTCCGCCACCGATACTACGGGAAGGGTGCTTTGAAGTCCGATGATCTTCGCCACCGACGATTCCCTTACGGGATCGAAGGGATCGCGGCCGAAAACGCTCTCGTTCACGGGAACGCCGTCAATGTACTGAATTCCTTCAATGGTCAGGCGCTTCAATTTCGGATACGCAGGGACGAACAGAAGGCGCTTCGCTCCGCTGCCGGCCAGAGCGCCTTCCAGTTCTGCCCCGATGTTGCCGCGCAGTGCCGAGTCGGTTTTCTTGTAAATTACGGGAACGCCGCTTTTCACGGCACGTCCGGCGATGTCGCGGACGATCTCGAAGGCTCGCCGCGGATCGATGTGGCGCGATTCCGTGTCGACAACGACGACAGAATCCCTGGCGTCGTCCTTCCAGGCATCGAAGGAGACATCCAGATTGGTCGTCACGTGAGTGTGCGCTCCACATTGAGCCAGCTGCACCCCCGAATCGAGCGCCCCCGTAAAATCGTCGGCCAGTATCAGCAGTCGAAGCATATCATCAGCTCCCTTCAACGATTCTTTCTCTTGTTTTTGATTCCTACGCAAAAGCATAAGAAAA
The Pyramidobacter piscolens W5455 DNA segment above includes these coding regions:
- a CDS encoding four-carbon acid sugar kinase family protein gives rise to the protein MLRLLILADDFTGALDSGVQLAQCGAHTHVTTNLDVSFDAWKDDARDSVVVVDTESRHIDPRRAFEIVRDIAGRAVKSGVPVIYKKTDSALRGNIGAELEGALAGSGAKRLLFVPAYPKLKRLTIEGIQYIDGVPVNESVFGRDPFDPVRESSVAKIIGLQSTLPVVSVAEGAPISVTAERREILVFDASSDEACAAIAKQLGEIRETTVLAGCAGFAGHLPQLLGLRRPLPPVTLEAQGLLVVSGSLNPITTAQLEYARSSGFDAYRLTSSQMQEGIPAGPEGDRILDDIATLYGRNKRLLLYGAPPEEGVGSAALEEKSRAVAGLLGELVRQLYRRGLRGVFAVTGGDILSGVLAHMKCSRMRPLCEIESGVVLSRAILPEGDVMIVSKSGGMGSREVFVNVADFIERHRAS